The nucleotide window AAAATTTTGTTAAAGTGCGTGAAAGTATAATTTATTAATTAAGACGTACGTATGATTTATTCCTCACTGATAAGAGTCATTTCCTGGCCACAACAAACAAGAGTTCCTCCACCTACTTCTTCTACTATGACTTCGTTACCGCATATCTCACAAAGATATCTTTCTCCTTTAGCAGATACACCCATAAACCTTTCACCTCGTTTTCTTTAAGTTATTATCTCAAAGCAGT belongs to Methanosarcina barkeri 3 and includes:
- a CDS encoding desulfoferrodoxin FeS4 iron-binding domain-containing protein: MGVSAKGERYLCEICGNEVIVEEVGGGTLVCCGQEMTLISEE